A window of the Haloarcula litorea genome harbors these coding sequences:
- a CDS encoding HalOD1 output domain-containing protein, whose amino-acid sequence METFEEPPSVCVVRAVAADHGVDVAALPPLSEVTDTDALDTLFTDAAQTAPDGSTDAPVARFRYADRLVVVRGDGTVDVRAPE is encoded by the coding sequence ATGGAGACGTTCGAGGAGCCGCCCAGCGTCTGTGTCGTCCGGGCCGTGGCGGCGGACCACGGCGTCGACGTGGCTGCCCTCCCCCCGCTGTCCGAGGTCACCGACACGGACGCCCTCGACACCCTGTTCACCGACGCCGCACAGACAGCGCCCGACGGGTCCACGGACGCCCCGGTCGCGCGGTTCCGCTACGCCGACCGGCTCGTCGTCGTCCGCGGCGACGGCACCGTCGACGTGCGAGCCCCCGAGTGA